In one window of Rhodopseudomonas palustris HaA2 DNA:
- the gstA gene encoding glutathione transferase GstA, with product MKLYYSPGACSLSPHIALSESGLPFELVKVDLRAKKLENGDDYTQINPKGSVPALGLDDGSVLTEGPAIVQMIADKIGGGKLAPENGTPERYRLQEWLNFISTDLHKSFGPLFSPVLGDDAKQFFKDRIAKYFAYADKQLAGKDYLMGSSFTVADGYLFVILSWAERMKIDTSAFPNLVAFKARVGARPQVQAALQSEGLMQKA from the coding sequence ATGAAACTGTATTATTCGCCCGGCGCGTGTTCGCTCTCGCCGCACATCGCACTCAGCGAATCCGGCCTGCCGTTCGAGCTGGTCAAGGTCGACCTCCGGGCGAAGAAGCTGGAAAACGGCGACGACTATACGCAGATCAATCCGAAAGGCTCAGTCCCGGCGCTGGGCCTGGACGACGGCAGCGTGCTGACCGAAGGCCCGGCGATCGTGCAGATGATCGCCGACAAGATCGGCGGCGGCAAGCTCGCACCCGAGAATGGCACGCCCGAGCGCTACCGCCTGCAGGAATGGCTGAACTTCATCTCCACCGACCTGCACAAGAGCTTCGGCCCGCTGTTCTCCCCGGTGCTCGGCGACGACGCCAAGCAGTTCTTCAAGGACCGCATCGCCAAATATTTCGCCTATGCCGACAAACAGCTCGCCGGCAAGGACTACCTGATGGGCTCGTCGTTCACGGTGGCGGACGGCTATCTGTTCGTGATCCTGAGCTGGGCCGAGCGGATGAAGATCGACACTTCGGCGTTTCCGAACCTCGTCGCCTTCAAGGCCCGCGTCGGCGCCCGCCCGCAAGTGCAGGCCGCGCTGCAGAGCGAAGGGCTGATGCAGAAGGCGTGA